One genomic region from Uloborus diversus isolate 005 chromosome 2, Udiv.v.3.1, whole genome shotgun sequence encodes:
- the LOC129216562 gene encoding protein ATP6V1FNB-like — MARDKMFDPAFQKAFTEAILKEKQTRMKWHQQYGKVFDKSKAVDWDEDPDEACESLPEDRPCLYEPHDGPKLPSAEDRAWPASTAPISDTIPRIAQPPVVMKPVSAKSRKYLYQGLSHDGEGRAQYLQNRYQDSPEKRYYYPICSSWEYGWTYGQNQDLSCPKHGRRNG; from the exons ATGGCTCGGGATAAAATGTTTGATCCtgcttttcaaaaagctttcactgaagctattttgaaagaaaaacag ACGCGAATGAAATGGCATCAACAGTACGGCAAAGTCTTTGACAAGTCAAAAGCTGTCGATTGGGACGAGGATCCTGACGAGGCTTGCGAGTCACTCCCAGAAGACCGTCCGTGCCTGTATGAGCCCCACGATGGACCGAAATTGCCTTCTGCAGAAGATAGAGCGTGGCCTGCTTCTACAGCTCCTATATCTGATACCATACCTCGCATCGCACAGCCTCCTGTAGTAATGAAACCTGTGTCTGCCAAAAGCAGGAAATATCTTTACCAAG GTCTGAGCCACGATGGAGAAGGCCGCGCACAGTACCTACAGAACCGATACCAGGACAGTCCCGAGAAGAGATATTACTATCCCATTTGCAGTTCTTGGGAATACGGATGGACATACGGTCAGAACCAGGATCTAAGCTGTCCCAAGCATGGAAGAAGAAACGGGTGA